The following is a genomic window from Oncorhynchus masou masou isolate Uvic2021 chromosome 6, UVic_Omas_1.1, whole genome shotgun sequence.
ATGGGGAGGACAGGCTTACAGTAATGGCAGGAACAGAATAATGGAATGGCctcaaacacattaaacacaTGGCTTCCCATGTGTTTgatccattccattgactccattccattcattattatgagccttcctcccctcaccagccaccTCTGGTGTGAGTGTCTAGACCTCTTTGCGCAGGGCCACTTTCACACTGCTGAAGATTTTGCCCAGGGCTTCAAAGAAGGGGTCACAGAAGGTCTGGATGCAGAGGGAGTAGATACGACTGATGCACTGTGACTCGATCAGGCAGCTCTTGATGCAGGGCACCACGGCCCAGATATGACAGAATGAGATGCAGGCGAAGAGGAAGCCCCAGAGCAGAGCCACGGGGATGCCGAAGATGGCTGAGAGGATGCGGTAGCACCAGTACTTGGACACAGTGAAGGTGGTGTAGCTGAGCTTCCACACCCCATCCAGACTGTGTGTGCCGTCAGGCTCTGCGATTACATCCTCAAACTCTACCTGCAGGGAAGGAATACCATGGACGACGTTAGTGAATTCTCACTGATGAAAGGAAGTCTAGTGTTTTCTGAGTACCTAACACCAGGGCCAGGATTTAATCAACGACGTGTTGTCAACAAACCCATTGTACTGTCGACAATATGCCTTTGGAAGGTAATTTTCTTAATATTCACGGAAAAGTAATGGTAAATGCTGTGAATGTCCGGCACAAGTGTAAATTCCCTTTTAAAGTCAAGAACAATGTGCTTAGCAACAGTGCACCCTTGATTGAATCCTTGCCCAGTTTGCTCACAAATCAATGGACATGATTATACAAAAATGCATGTGTTATTATGACTGAACAACATTACTGTTATCATTAGTAGTGCCTGGGATACATAGTGGATGAAATGAACACAACTATACTGAGGGCCTATACCACACTTCAATCTGTTCTGTGTACTGTACTAACAAATAGAcccctttctgtgtttgcaaACATTGCCACACTAGGGACACAGGGAGTTCTCATAGACCGTTAGCAAAAAAGCCTCCATTTACATGTTGCTTATGAGTGCATTTCCCACTACCTTGGATTATGATTGGATTGTAAAGCTTGCATGAATGACCTGCTTATTATAATGTGTGTGTCATCGTTGCCCATCAACTGCATTATacgttaaaacattttttttaaatacttcaACTGGTAAACATACCCTTCGCTAACTTTACTACAGACTATATCAATGAGCGTTAACTACTGAATCTAAAATAGGTATTTGGCAAAGATCACAACTAAATATGCTCTTAGCAACTGCTCAAGCAATAATCAAAACAACATTGTAAGCATATGAGAACCCCAAAAACGTgttttgtttagaagtaataactacagtatgtaaatgtGGTCTATGTTGAATGGGCGCAGATGGTGGTGGCTTTCATTTTCTGCCTCCAAAAGTCAGTGCGTGACgtcattgtgttgtgtcctgAAAAGAGTTTCTTCACGTAAAATGCAAGTCTGTGATGGCCCAGTTTGTAATTGCTTGTTGTATTCAGTATCCAACACCTGGTCCTTACATAGACATCTGCAACTCAACCCTGAATGGTAATTCACTTGTTACACTCAACAGATGCCTAACAGATGTAAACCAATTTCTAGAATTTGAAATATTACTACTGAATCACAGTCTATTCCTTTTAATTATCACAACTTTAAAATTGGTTGTAGGCATGCTTTCcaaactgaaaagtggtgtgtgcgtatgtattcaccccatttgctatgaagcccctaaataagatctgatgCAACCAGTTACCTTCAAaggtcacataattagttaaataaagtccacctgtgtgcaaccGAAGTGTCCCATGATCTGTCACataatctcagtatatatacaacTGTTCTGAAATGCTCCAgaatctgcaacaccactaagcaaggcacaccaccaagcaagtggcaccatgaagaccaaggagctctccaaacaggtcagggacaaagttgtggagaagtacagatcagggttgggttataaaaaaatatcagaaactttgaacatcccacagagcaccattaaatccattataaaaacatttgaaagaatatggcaccacaacaaacctgccaagagagggccacccaccaaaactcacggataaggcaaggagggcattaatcagagaggcaacaaagagaccaaagttgaccctgaaggagctgcaaagctccacagcggagattggagtatctgtccactttaagccgtacactccacagagccgGGCttaatggaagagtggccagaaaaaaagccattgattATTAAAGGGGAAAAAAGCAAACactttggtgttcgccaaaaggcatgtgggagactccccaaacatatggaataaggtactctggtcagatgagactaaaatgtagctttttggccatcaaggaaaaatgctatgtctggtgcgAACCCAACACCTcgcatcaccctgagaacaccatccccacagagacgcatggtggtggcagcatcatgctgtggggatgtttttcattggcagcgactgggaaactggtcagaattgaaggaatgatggatggtgctaaatacagggaaattcttgagagaaacctgtttcagtcttccagatatTTGAGattgggacagaggttcaccttccagcaggacaatgaccctaagcatacttctaaagcaacactcgagcggtttaaggggaaacatttaaatgtcttggaatggcctaatcaaagcccagacctcaatccaattgagaatctgtggcatgacttaaagattgctttacaccagcggaacccatccgacttgaaggagctagagcagttttgccttgaaggaTGGGCAAAATTCCCAGTtgttagatgtgccaagcttatagagacaaacaccaagagacttgcagctgtaattactgcaaaaggtggctctacaaagtattgactttgggggagggtgaagcattctgtttttttgttttatttcttgtttcacaataaaaaaacattttgcatcttcaaagtgttaggcatgttgtgtaaatcaaatgatacaacaaatatattttaattctaggttgtaagacaacaaaataggttaaatgccaagggggtgaatccttttgcaagccactgtaagtAATGAAATTACTGAGCTATAGTATACTCTGAAAAAAAAGTTTAACAAGTCACACCTTTTTTCTCTCTAAAAATATCTAAAATATTTCTCTCAAAAATATTGACACCCCGAAAGATTCTTAGAAATAAAGCAGTCAAAAgattagtatttggtcccatattcctagcatgcgGTAACTacgtcaagcttgtgactctacaagcATTTTGGATGCATTTGAAGTTCATTTGGATTGGGTTTCAGATTATTTGTACACTATATAAATgcaaaataatgtattgtgtccttctggagtcacttttattgtaaattatGGGTTTCTAAACACTTCCACATTAAAATGTGGGTGCTACCATGACTACAGatcatcctgaatgaatcgtgaataacaCAGAGGGTCTAAGATCACACCCCCAAGACATGATAACCATTATCAATAACAGgaaaggttagcatgtcttgggagctaaccattaccaataacaggaaaggttagcatgtcttgggagctaaccattaccaataacaggaaaGGTTAGCataaccattaccaataacaggaaaggttagcatgtcttgggagctaaccattaccaataacaggaaaggttagcatgtcttgggggctAACCATTATCAATAACAGgaaaggttagcatgtcttggaggctaaccattaccaataacaggaaaggttagcatgtcttggggctaaccattaccaataacaggaaaggttagcatgtcttgggggctAACCATTATCAATAACAGgaaaggttagcatgtcttgggggctAACCATTATCAATAACAGGAAAGGTTAGCATgtaaccattaccaataacaggaaaggttagcatgtcttggggctaACCATTATCAATAACAGgaaaggttagcatgtcttgggggctAACCATTATCAATAACAGGAAAGGTTATCATGTCTTGGGGGCTAACCATTACTttaggggaaaggttagctaaaCCATTATCAATAACAGgaaaggttagcatgtcttgggggctAACCATTATCAATAACAGgaaaggttagcatgtcttgggggctAACCATTACCAATATCAGgaaaggttagcatgtcttgggggctAACCATTATCAATAACAGgaaaggttagcatgtcttggaggtacaTTACAATCTTTGACCCTCTGTaattttctcactcatcattattcatgattctttcaggattatctgtaatcgtagtagcatccacattaatgtagaagtgtttagaaatatGGTTTACTCTTATTTAGAAAAAATGTCACTCCAAAATGACTCAATACATTATTTAACATTAATTTATATTGAGCACAAAATCATCTGAAACAtagaataaaataatatatataatataatataatgttttGCATACAATATAGTTCAgtatttacatgttttattttatacagtcattattgcgCATCTTCATCAATAATTTCCGACTCCACTGTACATGCTATACTTAACAGATGACTCACTCAAGTCAACAAAAGTTTTTTCACACGCCCTGTTTAGCCAGGCAGTAGACTATCTCCTTCCACGCTCTCCTGAGCTCTGGGGAAATATAAGGCATGATAGATTTCACTGTATGTAAACATGATGACAATCACAGGAAAAGCAGCCATAAAGCTCTGAAAAGAAACCACCTCATAATATCCTTGTCTGTCGCAGCACTTTAGCCCCATTCCAGAAATAAACACTGGGTGCCGTGCTGGGGCATAAGGAACAGGCCTGGGACTATTTTGGGACAttcatggcagcaacacagcaacaTACTGAAGTGTTCAGTGTTGGCTTTAAGTTTAGACTTTAGACTTAATTTTCAACTAAGGTTTAAAACTTGTCTTTCCTTACTTGAGGCAAAACGAGTTCAACCTGTAGATTCAGTGTGCGTGTGAGTGGGTGGCGTCGTCATGGTTTACCTACCTTGATCACATCCTCATTGATCAATTTAGGGTCTCTGTTGATCAGGTCGATCTCCTTGGTGTGGCTGTCTTTCACAAATTTCTCCTCGTTGGTGTTGTACTGGTACTGGTCGGCCATGGTGGGGCCGTGGGCCTGGGCTGGGGCAGAGGCAGGGAGAGTAGTGGGGCGTAGAGGGCTGGGGCAGAGGACAGTGAGTGTGAACCCACTGAAGCAGACTGCAGGCAGCCCCCTCAGTCACACTGATCCTCCCTGTTACTACTGTGACGACACGGCTGAAATTCCCGTGGACAGCTGctgcccccacacacacgcacgcacacacacacacacacacacacacacacacacacacacacacacacacacacacacacacacacacacacacacacacacacacacacacacacacatatatatacatacaccgatacacacacacacacacagaaaagcaTGTCTTAAAGGGGATCCCAGAGCCGTGTCAAATTTCACACTGGGCTGTGGGGTCAGCAGGGCAGGGCTTACATGGTAGCATGAATTTCCACTCTAGGGTGATGCAGTGACGACTCTCCTACTCCTGCTCCCACTAACACCAACAGTTCACTACAGTACCATCTGCGCTGACCAACAACTTCCAGACAGGAAGAATGTAGGACTTTGTCAC
Proteins encoded in this region:
- the LOC135541072 gene encoding caveolin-3-like; the encoded protein is MADQYQYNTNEEKFVKDSHTKEIDLINRDPKLINEDVIKVEFEDVIAEPDGTHSLDGVWKLSYTTFTVSKYWCYRILSAIFGIPVALLWGFLFACISFCHIWAVVPCIKSCLIESQCISRIYSLCIQTFCDPFFEALGKIFSSVKVALRKEV